From Bacillus rossius redtenbacheri isolate Brsri chromosome 16, Brsri_v3, whole genome shotgun sequence, a single genomic window includes:
- the LOC134540023 gene encoding uncharacterized protein LOC134540023 isoform X4 — MSRNSFDELLYYIESDVQGIDTVMRKSIPAKEKLALTLRYLGAGSTMTDLHFQYRLGISTISTIVRQVCKAIWIRLKPICFRELTEELWLQTAAQFYERTNFPHCMAALDGKHVRIIKPAHSGSLYYNYKNYFSILLLALCDASYKLLFIDVGAYGKSSDSTVFKESVFFKKLKNQQLNIPVPQESYAGFDGPMPFVFVADEGFGLSNNILRPYSGKFLSVKKRIYNYRLSRARRYIECTFIILVYKWRIFHRPLNVDLTLAEDIVSVCCLLHNFVKERDGIRFEDTLTVEGLLDMEPAGRPTPRLASNVRDMFAKYFISAEGSVPWQMERI; from the exons ATGTCAAGAAATTCGTTTGACGAATTACTGTACTACATAGAATCCGATGTGCAAGGAATTGATACAGTTATGAGAAAAAGTATTCCTGCTAAAGAAAAACTTGCTCTTACTTTAAG gTACTTGGGTGCAGGTTCAACAATGACAGACCTTCACTTCCAATATAGGCTAGGAATCTCTACAATTTCTACCATCGTCCGTCAAGTTTGCAAGGCAATCTGGATTCGACTGAAGCCGATATGTTTCCGTGAACTGACAGAAGAACTATGGTTGCAAACAGCAGCACAATTTTACGAAAGGACGAATTTTCCACATTGTATGGCAGCACTGGATGGGAAACACGTTCGCATAATCAAACCTGCTCATAGTGGTTCTTtatattacaattacaaaaacTACTTCTCAATACTCCTCCTTGCTTTGTGTGATGCATCGTATAAGTTATTATTTATAGACGTAGGTGCATACGGAAAATCATCAGACTCCACAGTGTTTAAAGAAAGCGTATTTTTCAAGAAACTTAAGAACCAACAGCTCAACATACCGGTGCCACAAGAATCATATGCAGGATTTGATGGACCTATGCCCTTTGTCTTTGTTGCTGATGAAGGTTTTGGactttctaataatattttacgGCCTTATTCAGgtaaatttttaagtgtaaaaaaacGTATATACAACTACAGACTCTCCCGAGCGCGCAGATATATCGAATGCACGTTTATCATTCTCGTATACAAGTGGCGTATTTTTCATAGGCCATTAAATGTTGACTTAACCCTAGCAGAAGACATAGTAAGCGTGTGCTGTTTACTACACAACTTTGTAAAAGAAAGGGACGGGATTCGCTTTGAGGATACTTTAACAGTTGAAGGACTCCTTGATATGGAACCCGCTGGACGACCAACACCAAGACTTGCAAGCAATGTTAGAGACATGTTTGCCAAGTACTTCATAAGTGCAGAAGGTTCCGTCCCTTGGCAAATGGAACGTATTTAA